Genomic DNA from Methanobrevibacter millerae:
TAACTTATCTTGGTGATGATAACTTCAATATGAACAATACAAAAGTGACATTTACCATAATGGATGCTTCCAAGAAAAATACTACTATTGATCTTTATATCACTGTTGATGAAAACAGTGCCTTTATAGTGGTTGATTTGGATGAAGCTGCAACTGGTTTGGTTAAATTATATATGGTATGTAAAGAAACTGGTGAGAACTATACTATGTACATGGATGTTATAGATGGTCATGTGGAAATGTTTACTAACAGTATTGAGCCTGGAAACTATACTGTAGTTGCAACATATATGGGCGATTCAGCATTCAACACCAACACTACATATGAGGACGTTGAATTCCCACTTCCAGAAGATGTTAATGTTACTGTTAATGTAAATGGCACTGTTGTTAGTGTGGAATTGCCTGAAGATGCAGAAGGTCATGTTATTGTAAGTGTTGACGGTAAAAATTACTACTTCGATGCTGATGACGAAATCGAATTGGATTTAAGCAATCTTGCTCCTGGTAACTACACTGTTGAAGTTGATTACTCTGGTGACAATAAATATGCACCTGCTAAAACAACTGCTGATGTAACTGTTCCAACCCCAACTGGTGTAGATCCTAAAGCTAACATAACAGTTTCTGAAGATGTTGTCATAATGGAATTGCCTGAAGACGCTACTGGTTACATGTTGGTTGATGTTGACGGTACTGGATTATATGTTCCTGTAGAAAAAGGTACTACAATCTTCGAATTGCCTGAATTAGCTCCTGGTAACCATACTGTTGGTGTTACCTATACTGGTGATAAAAAATATGCTTCAGCTAACTCTACTGAAACTATTGATATACCATATCCTAAAGAAACAATCTTTGCCGATGATCTCGTTAAAGTGGAAAAAGCTCCTGACAGATTTGTTGCTAACTTCACTGACAGCGAAGGTAATCCTTTAGCTAACGCTAACATTACTTTCAAAATTAACGGTATTGAGTACACCAGAACTACTGATGCTAATGGTCAAGCTTCCATTGCAATCAACTTGGTATCTGGTAACTACACA
This window encodes:
- a CDS encoding Ig-like domain-containing protein codes for the protein TYLGDDNFNMNNTKVTFTIMDASKKNTTIDLYITVDENSAFIVVDLDEAATGLVKLYMVCKETGENYTMYMDVIDGHVEMFTNSIEPGNYTVVATYMGDSAFNTNTTYEDVEFPLPEDVNVTVNVNGTVVSVELPEDAEGHVIVSVDGKNYYFDADDEIELDLSNLAPGNYTVEVDYSGDNKYAPAKTTADVTVPTPTGVDPKANITVSEDVVIMELPEDATGYMLVDVDGTGLYVPVEKGTTIFELPELAPGNHTVGVTYTGDKKYASANSTETIDIPYPKETIFADDLVKVEKAPDRFVANFTDSEGNPLANANITFKINGIEYTRTTDANGQASIAINLVSGNYTITTTNPTTGDVKVNNITVLSRFIEDGDLVKYFRNDSQYVLRVLGDDGNPIGAGEIVTFNIHGVFYNRTTNDTGHVKLNINLEPGTYIITAEYKGARVAHNITVLPILTAEDLSKKFHDSKPFEAHVYDGQGNPAPNQKVEFNIHGVFYYRTSDGNGIVKLNINLQPGEYIITSKYGQAVIANKVTVTA